Proteins encoded within one genomic window of Trichoderma asperellum chromosome 2, complete sequence:
- a CDS encoding uncharacterized protein (EggNog:ENOG41): MDSSRQDESEGASNESTPADGHLETAASAHDDQTPTSTQSARCDQPLGHQSPTSTSDDLAGGRVFPIRSVVRVGPVSDEDLFPHLTETDNQGPGIPVHLLSSANRTESWIDTRRLDFEPMSPTSPPPPNDRAAQIRKKRAMSGPYSSVQADAVRHSSSTPLNLNLTISDKDDDDAVVPGDDGKSSEGDNSLVPAEASVTSDDQPSGEFLHVATRFTHVTTDEGHAVITGRDGVLQRCEEEPIHIPGAIQSFGVLLAMREEDEGQFVVRYVSENCRNLLGYTPQQLFGLKSFLDILTEEQQDNLLDHIDFIRDEDANPAANGPEVFGISIRGRKEKKSTKLWCALHINPVHPDLIICEFEKDDDQEFPLQPPEENSSAIPTDTLNGNPTLEQIEESTEILSKPLRILRSARKKRGDQGAMQVFDIMSQVQEQLSSAPDLDIFLKVLIGIIKELTGFHRVMIYQFDSSWNGKVVAELVDASKTSDLYKGLHFPASDIPAQARDLYKLNKVRLLYDRDLQSARMVCRTKEDLDVPLDMSHAYLRAMSPIHLKYLANMAVRSSMSISLNAFNELWGLVACHSYGNHGMRVSFPIRKMCRLVGDTASRNIERLSYALRLQARKLINTAPTDKNPTGYIIASSDDLLRLFDADFGLLCIRGETKILGVIEQSQEALAMLEYLRMRKFTSVVASQDIREDFTDLQYPLGFQVISGLLYVPLSAGGQDFIVFFRKGQVKEVRWAGNPYEKTLREGTVGYLEPRASFKTWSEIVVGKCREWVEEQIETAAVLCLVYGKFIEVWREKEAALQNTRLTRLLLANSAHEVRTPLNAIINYLEIALEGSLDQETRDNLAKSHSASKSLIYVINDLLDLTKTEEGQHLAVQETFDLATCVDEAVDPFRTDAKRKNIEYQVTKHPGLPRFVQGDSRRVRQVIKNVTANAIAHTTSGFVNVDVLVAEVREDRQVIIQIVIEDSGCGMNPSQIEALFRDLEQVSTEGSALQPANDGRDTNQELKTLGLGLAVVARTIRNAGGQMRLKSKEGEGSQFVIRLPFQLPEESSDAEGAGNNPISSTYDISATKSLPLAQENEILLLDHSKGSTTDSISLGRRSIDSRRSGVSQDGSQKSDADRLIDAIKTPLALQDKDTEYFSSKAHLTSASNKISNTSFTSLSAPSNEPPSLPDEDLGTAKVRDTKVPVRAIKVPDEYIDMPSSFRQEKKTDSISEADTDATESKHPPNLISSAVADNSALHVLIAEDDPINMKILKKRLERAGNSIHHSVNGQDCASTYNDNSSAFDVVLMDMQMPIVDGLTSTKMIREIETSSEHKGHSTLASKCGRIPIFAVSASLVEELKPTYVDAGFDGWILKPIDFKRLSTLLRGIYDAETRKSCIYVPGEWEKGGWFTESTEEIILNDGND; this comes from the exons ATGGACTCGTCGCGGCAAGATGAGTCGGAGGGAGCCTCAAACGAATCCACCCCGGCTGACGGCCACTTGGAGACCGCGGCCAGCGCACACGACGATCAGACGCCCACCTCAACTCAGAGCGCAAGATGTGATCAGCCACTGGGCCACCAGTCACCTACCTCAACCTCCGATGACCTCGCGGGTGGTCGAGTATTTCCAATCCGCTCTGTAGTCCGCGTTGGCCCTGTTTCCGACGAAGACTTGTTCCCCCATCTGACCGAGACTGACAACCAAGGCCCTGGCATACCGGTACACCTTCTCAGCTCTGCCAATCGCACAGAGTCCTGGATCGACACCCGCAGACTAGACTTTGAGCCTATGTCGCCAAcatcgccgcctcctcccaaTGACCGAGCTGCCCAAATCCGCAAAAAAAGGGCCATGAGTGGGCCTTACAGCAGCGTACAGGCGGATGCCGTTCGTCACAGCTCATCGACGCCTTTGAATTTAAACCTAACCATTTCAGATaaagatgacgacgacgcagTTGTGCCTGGCGACGATGGCAAAAGCTCTGAAGGCGATAATTCACTAGTCCCGGCTGAGGCATCTGTGACTTCCGACGACCAGCCATCAGGCGAATTCCTGCATGTTGCAACCCGCTTTACGCACGTTACCACCGACGAAGGTCATGCTGTTATCACTGGTAGAGATGGGGTTTTGCAAAGATGCGAAGAAGAGCCCATTCATATTCCAGGTGCTATTCAAAGCTTCGGTGTCCTCTTAGCCATGCGCGAGGAGGACGAAGGCCAGTTTGTTGTGCGATATGTCAGCGAGAACTGCCGGAATCTCCTGGGTTATACGCCTCAGCAGCTGTTTGGGCTCAAGAGCTTTCTGGATATCTTGACTGAAGAGCAACAAGACAACCTCTTGGATCATATTGACTTCATCCGAGATGAAGACGCTAATCCTGCTGCCAACGGACCGGAGGTCTTTGGTATCTCGATCAGAGGccggaaggaaaaaaagagtacaAAACTATGGTGTGCATTGCACATAAATCCCGTTCACCCTGATCTTATCATTTGCGAGTTTGAAAAAGACGACGATCAAGAATTTCCTCTCCAACCCCCAGAAGAAAATAGCTCTGCTATTCCTACGGATACTCTTAACGGCAACCCTACTTTGGAGCAAATTGAAGAAAGTACAGAGATCTTAAGCAAGCCACTCAGGATTTTACGGAGCGCCAGGAAGAAGCGAGGTGATCAAGGGGCAATGCAGGTGTTTGACATCATGTCCCAAGTTCAGGAGCAGCTTTCTTCAGCCCCTGATCTTGATATATTTCTAAAAGTCCTCATCGGCATAATAAAAGAACTCACAGGGTTCCATAGAGTCATGATATATCAATTTGACTCTTCCTGGAATGGAAAAGTTGTGGCCGAGTTGGTTGATGCTTCAAAGACTTCTGACTTATACAAAGGGCTACACTTCCCAGCATCTGACATTCCTGCCCAGGCACGCGATTTATACAAGCTGAATAAGGTTCGCTTGCTCTACGACCGAGACTTGCAATCTGCGAGGATGGTGTGCCGGACTAAAGAAGATCTTGATGTACCCCTTGATATGAGCCATGCATATCTCCGCGCCATGTCTCCCATTCATTTGAAGTATTTAGCTAATATGGCAGTGCGGTCATCCATGTCAATCTCCCTCAATGCCTTTAACGAACTTTGGGGGCTGGTGGCATGTCACTCCTATGGGAATCATGGCATGCGTGTTTCTTTCCCGATTCGAAAAATGTGTCGCTTGGTGGGAGATACAGCCTCGAGAAATATCGAAAGATTATCATATGCATTGCGACTTCAGGCTCGCAAGTTGATCAACACCGCTCCAACCGATAAGAACCCAACCGGATATATAATTGCATCTTCCGACGATCTATTACGGCTATTTGATGCGGATTTTGGTCTGCTGTGCATTAGAGGGGAAACCAAAATCTTAGGGGTTATTGAACAGAGCCAAGAAGCTTTGGCCATGCTTGAATATCTTCGAATGCGCAAATTTACGTCGGTCGTTGCGTCTCAAGATATTAGAGAGGATTTTACGGACTTGCAGTATCCCCTTGGGTTCCAGGTCATCTCGGGACTACTTTATGTGCCCCTGAGTGCTGGGGGTCAGGATTTCATCGTTTTTTTCCGCAAAGGACAGGTTAAGGAAGTTCGATGGGCCGGAAATCCATATGAAAAAACCCTTCGAGAAGGTACTGTGGGCTATCTGGAGCCCCGAGCCAGCTTCAAAACGTGGAGTGAGATTGTCGTTGGTAAATGTCGTGAATGGGTTGAGGAGCAGATTGAAACTGCAGCGGTGCTCTGCCTGGTCTACG GTAAATTTATCGAGGTTTGGCGAGAAAAGGAGGCCGCTCTACAAAACACTCGGCTAACAAGACTTCTACTGGCCAACTCGGCGCACGAGGTTCGCACACCGCTTAATGCTATCATTAACTACCTTGAAATCGCCCTTGAGGGGTCACTCGatcaagaaacaagagacaaCCTTGCAAAGTCTCATTCGGCATCAAAGTCGTTGATTTATGTCATCAATGATCTCTTAGACCTGACCAAGACAGAGGAAGGCCAGCATCTAGCAGTGCAAGAAACTTTTGACCTCGCCACCTGCGTGGACGAAGCTGTAGACCCGTTCCGCACCGACGCGAAGAGGAAAAATATTGAATATCAGGTCACAAAACATCCTGGATTACCTCGATTTGTACAGGGTGATAGTCGGCGTGTTCGCCAGGTTATTAAAAACGTTACTGCAAATGCGATTGCCCATACAACTTCTGGATTTGTTAACGTTGATGTTCTCGTTGCCGAGGTTAGAGAGGATCGGCAAGTGATAATACAAATTGTGATTGAGGATTCTGGCTGCGGCATGAACCCTTCACAAATCGAAGCCCTGTTTCGAGACCTCGAGCAAGTCAGCACGGAAGGATCGGCACTGCAGCCGGCAAATGATGGAAGAGACACAAATCAAGAATTAAAGACACTAGGCCTTGGTCTAGCTGTTGTGGCTCGGACAATCAGAAATGCGGGCGGCCAAATGAGGCTAAAATCGAAAGAAGGGGAGGGTTCTCAATTTGTTATCCGGTTGCCTTTCCAACTGCCCGAGGAATCCTCAGATGCAGAGGGCGCTGGCAATAACCCTATTTCTAGTACTTACGATATTTCGGCAACCAAGTCGCTCCCCCTAGCACAAGAGAACGAGATTTTACTACTCGATCACAGCAAAGGTTCTACGACAGATTCGATTTCCTTAGGGCGACGGAGCATTGATAGTCGTCGAAGCGGTGTTAGCCAGGATGGAAGCCAGAAAAGTGATGCGGATCGCTTAATTGATGCTATCAAGACTCCTCTTGCATTGCAAGACAAAGATACCGAATATTTCTCGTCCAAAGCTCATCTGACAAGCGCCTCCAATAAAATCAGCAACACAAGCTTCACAAGCCTCTCTGCTCCTTCAAACGAGCCTCCCAGCCTTCCCGATGAAGATCTTGGCACTGCCAAAGTCCGTGACACGAAAGTGCCAGTTCGAGCAATTAAGGTACCAGACGAGTACATAGatatgccttcttctttcagacaggagaagaagacagacAGCATTTCTGAAGCCGACACCGATGCAACCGAATCGAAGCACCCGCCCAATTTGATCAGCAGCGCTGTGGCGGATAATAGCGCATTGCATGTGCTCATTGCAGAGGATGATCCAATCAACATGAAAATTTTGAAAAAGAGATTGGAAAGAGCTGGTAATAGCATCCATCATTCAGTAAATGGACAGGACTGCGCATCAACTTATAACGATAACTCGTCCGCGTTTGATGTTGTCCTTATGGATATGCAG ATGCCTATTGTAGACGGCCTTACCAGTACAAAGATGATAAGAGAAATAGAAACATCATCTGAACACAAGGGTCATTCGACTCTGGCTTCGAAATGTGGCCGGATTCCCATATTCGCCGTATCAGCCTCTCTGGTGGAAGAATTGAAACCTACTTATGTCGACGCAGGATTTGATGGATGGATTTTGAAGCCAATTGATTTTAAGAGACTATCAACGCTTCTAAGGGGCATATATGATGCCGAGACACGAAAGTCATGCATATACGTTCCCGGGGAGTGGGAGAAAGGTGGCTGGTTCACAGAGTCCACAGAGGAGATCATTTTGAATGATGGAAATGATTGA
- a CDS encoding uncharacterized protein (EggNog:ENOG41~TransMembrane:13 (o26-44i229-251o279-300i312-340o346-363i375-397o417-440i834-855o1011-1029i1050-1075o1087-1110i1117-1142o1201-1218i)), with amino-acid sequence MAFIKQVRTLMSKNFRHVLLRHPTKVIVMAFLVPIILAAFFSFAKNLFVPPAIYGFGSVHPIKSLSQAFDDAFGSGRDKIVLIDNGFTGGNIEKVLDSLQSQIEEQGPRIDIVRASSEDTLFTECRSSLRGVTACFGAVVMRSSPNEGKGGIWNYTIRTDAEMTSSPIKINVDKSDNPEEVYLLPIQRTIDGIIVGMNHTSAPQTLANTQEMPYTSMTQKQREIKVREIFHKAITSFMGVAFIASVIWISYHLTGHIATERETGMSQLVDAMMPVRKPWMALAARIISHHLSFSIIYAPAWIIGSIIVKYGVFAYTSLGIVLLFHITAGLAIASMSILFASFFKKAQLSGITAILAILLLGILSQSLTQPTTGPVVILSLLFSPCAYVYFITLMSRFERKDTATNLVEVAPGSPWKLPGIALWIFLIIHIFVYPFLAALIEKRFYGTSTKGRKILGAGDDSLGDNAIQLDGFTKIYKPSFFSRLFALGSKPKEPVVAVNGLSFSVRRGQIVALLGANGSGKSTTLDAIAGLNKLTSGLITIDGQGGMGIAPQKNVLWDDLTVEEHLIIFDKLKSPNAPATKEQITELINSIDLPHKRKALAKTLSGGQKRKLQLGMMLAGGSAVCCVDEVSSGIDPLSRRKLWDILLAERGKRTLILTTHFLDEADLLADHIAILSKGTLRAEGSSVELKDTLGGGYRVNVHKNPDIKDSPTIDGVKKKDAFDLITYVAPTSNLAAQVIKALQKANITDFRFSGPTIEDVFLQVAEEIKDEEVFRETIVEKMPVKDDNSSSQGYSSPPMESGLGLKLLDGRRVGYFEQAVILFKKRWTILKRNWVLYAVAFVLPIAAAGLTSLFVKGNGPTGCKPSDQASTSDTEDAFTQIGDDENLVFLAGPSDKFNLSLVSSLFQPVFAGTPGPIFNIAAASLGNLHLVDSFDEFNQFVKDNYENVTTGLWLGDSTTNPTIAWVANLFVTSPLTAQQFLDVLLTNTTIATSWSSFDVPYNPTIGKALNLVIYMGLALACYPAFFALYPSNERRKFVRSLQYSNGVRPFPLWMAYLLFDFSMALVGAAIVTALWAGLSNIWFHIEYIFVVLFLYGLASILVAYVVSLFTKSQLATFAWAAALQAVFFLGYLIAYVCVVTYVEVSKIDNTLLVCHYVISAFMPIGSATRALFLATNLFSTACDGNELSTNPGGIKQYGGPILYLIIQSFILLGLLLWFDGGNVGSSARALFNRHKHPEASALPDEEVGKEVARITSSAEDDGLKILHLTKSFGKNLAVDNVSFGVKRGEVFALLGPNGAGKSTTISLIRGDLKPNLNGGDISIEGVSVTKNLAGARANLGVCPQIDALDQMTVREHLEFYAQVRGIPDIEHNVTAVLQAVGLSSFSTRMAAALSGGNKRKLSLGIALMGNPGVVLLDEPSSGLDAAAKRVMWKTLQATVPGRSILLTTHSMEEADALAGRAGILARRMLALGTPDDLRHRFGDALHVHLVSSTAPRTTDEEMNIITSWIRDTLPTAKLESKMYHGQLRFSVLSSEVLSLTKGPSADDVTPIGSDISQGAIGRLIVLFEENKARLGVEHYSVSTTTLDQVFLGIVGQHNIQEENHETKPGLFKRMLRSKT; translated from the coding sequence ATGGCCTTCATCAAACAAGTCCGGACTTTGATGTCCAAAAACTTCCGACATGTACTACTCCGCCATCCTACAAAGGTCATTGTCATGGCCTTCCTCGTGCCCATCATCCTggccgccttcttcagcttcgcAAAGAACCTGTTTGTTCCGCCTGCGATATATGGCTTCGGGTCGGTGCATCCCATCAAGTCTCTTTCGCAGGCATTCGACGACGCTTTCGGTAGCGGGCGAGACAAAATCGTTTTGATCGATAACGGATTCACAGGGGGCAATATAGAGAAGGTGCTGGATTCGCTCCAATCGCAAATCGAGGAGCAGGGCCCTCGCATCGACATCGTCAGGGCAAGCAGCGAAGATACTCTATTCACCGAGTGTCGGAGTAGCTTACGGGGAGTCACGGCCTGTTTTGGGGCTGTCGTCATGCGGTCTTCACCAAACGAGGGAAAGGGGGGCATCTGGAACTATACCATTCGCACGGATGCTGAGATGACGAGCAGCCCCATCAAGATCAATGTGGACAAGAGCGATAATCCCGAGGAAGTTTACCTTTTGCCTATTCAGCGTACCATCGACGGCATCATAGTTGGCATGAACCACACCAGCGCGCCTCAGACTCTCGCGAACACCCAGGAGATGCCCTACACCAGCATGACTCAGAAACAGAGAGAGATCAAGGTAAGGGAAATCTTCCACAAGGCCATCACAAGCTTCATGGGAGTTGCCTTCATTGCCTCTGTGATCTGGATTTCATACCACTTGACTGGTCACATTGCCACTGAGCGTGAGACTGGCATGTCGCAACTTGTAGATGCGATGATGCCTGTTCGCAAACCGTggatggcgctggcggctcgTATCATTTCTCACCatctttccttctccatcataTATGCTCCGGCGTGGATTATAGGATCCATCATTGTGAAGTATGGTGTATTTGCGTACACTAGTCTTGGTATTGTCCTTCTCTTCCACATCACCGCTGGTCTTGCCATTGCCTCCATGTCTATTTTGTTTGCGTCTTTCTTCAAAAAGGCCCAGCTCAGCGGCATCACCGCTATTCTTGCCATTCTGTTACTTGGTATCTTGTCGCAGTCCCTGACACAGCCCACAACGGGGCCCGTAGTGATACtgtcgctgctcttctcgccCTGCGCCTATGTCTACTTCATCACGCTCATGTCTCGCTTTGAGAGAAAAGACACAGCTACCAATCTTGTCGAGGTAGCTCCGGGCAGCCCCTGGAAGCTTCCGGGCATTGCTCTTTGGATCTTCTTGATCATTCACATTTTTGTCTACCCCTTTCTCGCCGCACTTATCGAAAAGCGATTTTACGGTACCTCAACAAAAGGTCGCAAGATCTTGGGAGCTGGGGATGACAGCCTTGGCGATAATGCCATCCAGCTAGATGGCTTCACCAAAATTTACAAGCCTAGCTTCTTCTCGCGCCTGTTTGCATTGGGATCCAAGCCAAAGGAGCCTGTTGTGGCGGTCAACGGCCTCAGCTTTAGCGTTAGGAGAGGCCAAATTGTGGCCCTCTTGGGTGCTAATGGAAGTGGGAAAAGCACAACTCTAGATGCCATTGCTGGTCTGAATAAACTAACAAGTGGATTGATCACGATTGATGGGCAGGGTGGTATGGGTATTGCGCCGCAAAAGAATGTCTTGTGGGACGACCTAACTGTCGAAGAGCATCTCATCATATTCGACAAACTCAAGTCACCAAACGCGCCAGCGACTAAGGAGCAGATCACCGAGCTGATCAATTCCATTGACCTCCCTCATAAACGAAAGGCTCTTGCGAAAACCCTATCTGGAGGCCAAAAACGAAAGCTACAGCTGGGAATGATGTTGGCAGGTGGAAGTGCTGTTTGCTGTGTGGACGAAGTGAGCAGTGGTATTGACCCGCTGTCTCGTCGGAAGCTTTGGGACATTCTCTTGGCCGAGCGAGGAAAGAGGACTTTGATTCTGACTACTCATTTCCTGGATGAGGCTGATCTCCTTGCTGATCATATTGCCATCTTATCCAAGGGAACACTGCGGGCTGAGGGCTCTTCCGTCGAACTAAAAGATACGCTCGGAGGCGGCTACAGAGTTAACGTGCACAAAAACCCAGACATTAAAGATTCGCCCACTATCGACggtgtgaagaagaaggacgccTTTGATCTGATAACCTATGTTGCCCCTACGTCCAATCTAGCGGCCCAGGTTATCAAGGCGCTTCAGAAGGCCAATATCACCGACTTCCGCTTCTCTGGCCCAACCATAGAAGATGTGTTCTTGCAGGTTGCCGAGGAGATTAAGGATGAAGAAGTTTTCCGAGAGACGATCGTTGAAAAGATGCCAGTCAAAGATGACAACAGCTCTTCGCAAGGCTACAGCAGCCCCCCGATGGAATCGGGTCTTGGCCTCAAGCTTCTCGACGGCAGGCGAGTGGGGTATTTCGAACAAGCTGTTATTTTGTTCAAGAAGCGCTGGACAATCTTGAAGAGGAATTGGGTTCTCTATGCTGTTGCGTTCGTACTTCCAATTGCCGCGGCGGGATTGACATCTCTATTTGTGAAGGGCAATGGCCCAACAGGCTGCAAACCCAGCGATCAAGCCTCGACCTCTGATACAGAAGATGCTTTCACTCAAAtcggcgatgatgagaacCTTGTTTTCCTTGCCGGGCCATCTGACAAATTCAACTTATCCCTTGTTTCAAGTCTCTTCCAGCCCGTCTTTGCTGGCACCCCTGGTCCGATCTTCAACATTGCCGCAGCTTCTCTTGGCAACCTTCACCTTGTTGACTCGTTTGATGAATTCAACCAGTTCGTAAAAGACAATTATGAAAACGTGACTACGGGTCTCTGGCTCGGTGATAGCACCACAAACCCCACCATTGCGTGGGTTGCCAACTTGTTCGTCACGAGCCCACTCACGGCGCAGCAGTTCCTCGACGTCTTACTCACCAATACTACCATTGCAACATCATGGTCCTCCTTTGATGTCCCTTACAATCCTACAATTGGCAAGGCTTTAAATTTGGTCATCTATATGGGGCTAGCACTTGCCTGTTATCCCGCATTCTTCGCCCTGTATCCTAGCAACGAACGCAGAAAATTTGTGCGCAGTCTGCAGTATTCCAACGGTGTCAGACCCTTTCCGCTATGGATGGCCTATCTGCTATTTGATTTTTCCATGGCCCTTGTTGGCGCCGCCATTGTTACCGCTCTATGGGCTGGGCTATCAAACATTTGGTTCCATATCGAGTACATCTTTGTGGTCCTCTTCCTATACGGCCTGGCTTCCATTTTGGTGGCCTACGTTGTATCTCTGTTCACCAAATCTCAACTTGCCACGTTTGCCTGGGCGGCTGCATTGCAAGCGGTTTTCTTCCTCGGCTATTTGATCGCCTATGTCTGTGTCGTCACGTATGTCGAGGTCTCCAAGATCGACAACACCCTTTTGGTCTGTCATTACGTGATCTCGGCATTCATGCCCATCGGCTCTGCGACGAGGGCTCTATTCCTAGCGACCAACCTTTTCTCGACTGCCTGCGACGGCAACGAACTTTCCACAAACCCCGGTGGCATCAAACAATACGGAGGCCCCATTCTTTATCTTATCATCCAATCTTTCATCTTGCTGGGACTCCTACTTTGGTTCGATGGCGGTAATGTAGGGTCTTCTGCAAGAGCTTTGTTTAATCGCCATAAACATCCAGAAGCCTCCGCCCTGCCCGATGAGGAGGTGGGCAAGGAAGTGGCTAGAATCACGAGCTCCGCGGAGGATGATGGCCTAAAGATTTTGCATTTAACCAAATCGTTTGGCAAGAACCTTGCCGTGGATAACGTTAGCTTTGGTGTTAAGCGTGGCGAGGTCTTTGCTCTATTGGGTCCCAATGGAGCTGGTAAATCCACTACTATATCGCTGATCCGAGGCGATCTGAAGCCGAATCTAAACGGCGGCGACATTTCCATTGAAGGTGTGTCCGTGACAAAGAATCTGGCGGGTGCGAGGGCAAACCTTGGCGTCTGTCCCCAAATCGACGCTCTAGATCAGATGACAGTTCGAGAACATCTCGAGTTCTACGCTCAAGTTCGAGGCATCCCTGACATCGAACACAATGTCACTGCCGTCTTACAGGCCGTAGGTCTCAGTTCCTTCTCCACACGCATGGCAGCGGCTCTCTCGGGCGGCAACAAGCGCAAGCTCAGTCTGGGAATTGCCCTCATGGGTAACCCCGGAGTCGTCTTGCTCGACGAGCCCTCGTCAGGTCTAGATGCTGCAGCTAAGCGAGTCATGTGGAAGACGCTCCAGGCAACAGTTCCTGGCCGATCCATCCTGTTGACAACGCATAGCATGGAAGAGGCCGATGCATTGGCGGGCCGTGCTGGCATTCTAGCCAGGCGTATGCTTGCCCTTGGCACGCCCGACGACCTTCGGCACCGCTTCGGCGATGCTTTACACGTGCACCTTGTGTCGAGCACAGCGCCCAGAACGACAGACGAGGAGATGAATATCATAACGTCGTGGATTCGCGACACTTTGCCCACAGCCAAGCTTGAATCGAAGATGTACCATGGACAATTACGATTCTCGGTCCTCTCGAGCGAGGTTCTGTCCCTAACTAAAGGCCCAAGTGCCGATGATGTGACGCCCATCGGGAGTGATATCAGTCAAGGCGCCATTGGACGACTCATTGTCTTATTTGAAGAGAACAAGGCTCGTCTCGGCGTTGAGCACTACAGCGTCAGCACCACGACGCTTGATCAGGTCTTTTTGGGCATCGTTGGCCAGCACAATATTCAGGAAGAAAACCACGAAACAAAACCTGGTCTGTTTAAGAGGATGTTGAGATCTAAAACATGA
- the MIC33 gene encoding Putative mitochondrial 2-oxoglutarate/malate carrier protein (TransMembrane:2 (o246-266i309-329o)), with product MSSIRQAAESVRSRTSDVMNSVKRSETAAKASDIIHTPFMKAALPFINGGISGMVATTVIQPVDMVKVRIQLAGEGTSGGPKPTALSVTRQIISSGKALDLYTGLSAGLLRQAVYTTARLGFFDTFMARLAERAKAQDRSIGFADRATAGLAAGGLAAMLGNPADLALIRMQSDGLKPIAERKNYKSVVDALGSIAKGEGIAALWAGAAPTVVRAMALNFGQLAFFSEAKAQMKKNTDLSARAQTLSASAIAGFFASFFSLPFDFVKTRLQKQQKGPDGKLPYKSMADCFTKVARQEGVLRFYRGFGTYYVRIAPHAMVTLIVADYLGWLTK from the exons ATGAGTTCCATCAGGCAAGCAGCAGAGTCCGTTCGGTCAAGGACCTCAGACGTCATGAACTCCGTCAAGAGAAGTGAGACGGCTGCCAAGGCATCCGACATTATCCACACTCCATTCATGAAAGCTGCTCTGCCCTTCATCAATGGAGGTATCAGTGGAATGGTAGCCACCACCGTAATCCAGCCAGTCGACATGGTAAAGGTCCGCATCCAGCTTGCTGGCGAGGGCACCTCTGGAGGGCCGAAGCCAACCGCATTATCTGTCACTCGACAGATCATCTCTAGCGGAAAGGCCCTCGACCTGTATACTGGTCTATCTGCCGGCCTTCTTCGGCAGGCTGTATACACAACCGCTCGACTGGGCTTCTTCGACACTTTCATGGCAAGACTAGCAGAACGGGCAAAAGCTCAGGATCGAAGCATCGGCTTCGCAGATCGCGCAACTGCCGGTTTGGCAGCTGGTGGTTTGGCAGCCATGCTTGGCAACCCGGCAGATCTGGCGCTTATTCGAATGCAGAGCGATGGCCTAAAACCTATTGCAGAGCGAAAGAACTACAAGTCAGTTGTGGACGCACTAGGCTCCATTGCCAAGGGTGAAGGTATCGCTGCTCTTTGGGCTGGCGCCGCACCAACTGTAGTTCGTGCCATGGCTCTCAACTTTGGTCAGCTCGCCTTCTTCAGCGAGGCCAAGGcccagatgaagaagaacacGGATTTGTCTGCCCGAGCCCAGACTCTTAGCGCCAGTGCCATTGCGGGCTTTTTCGCCAGTTTTTTCAGTCTCCCATTCGACTTTGTCAAGACGAGATTGCAGAAGCAACAGAAGGGTCCCGACGGCAAGCTTCCTTATAAGAGCATGGCTGATTGCTTCACCAAGGTAGCTAGACAGGAGGGCGTCTTGAGGTTTTACCGAGGATTTGGAACGTACTATGTCCGCATTGCCCCTCATGC GATGGTAACACTCATCGTTGCTGATTATTTGGGCTGGTTgacaaaataa